A part of Phosphitispora fastidiosa genomic DNA contains:
- a CDS encoding S-layer homology domain-containing protein, whose product MAMIDRASEITGLQYQANAQESENLLAEYNDSHKSADWAKTSIAKCLKMGIVSGRDDKTLAPKDKITRAGILFWGGIACLTKR is encoded by the coding sequence ATGGCAATGATAGACAGGGCGTCTGAGATTACAGGTCTCCAATATCAGGCCAATGCTCAGGAGTCGGAAAATTTGCTGGCAGAGTATAATGATTCTCACAAATCTGCTGACTGGGCGAAGACGAGTATTGCAAAGTGTTTAAAAATGGGTATAGTTTCAGGAAGAGATGATAAGACACTTGCACCAAAAGATAAGATTACGAGAGCTGGAATATTATTTTGGGGAGGGATTGCATGTTTGACAAAAAGATGA
- a CDS encoding S8 family serine peptidase, with the protein MFDKKMIRIFKAATVLILILVVTSTTAIASTPSDITSHWSKDKIQKWLDQGLASGFPDGTFKPDENISRAEFMAFTNNAFGYTEGKEINYRDVPSGIWYENVVARAAAAGYIAGYPDGTMKPEAPITRQEAAAIISRIQELPANPGAVLKFSDGADVSQWAKGAVGAVIEAAYMNGYPDGSFMPGKYVTRAEALAALDNVISNSITGVVYEQAGLYGPADGIETIAKDVIIKADGITLQNIKVNGDLIIAEEVGEGTVTLNNVTVVGTARVRGGGPDSIVINGGMYNSIVIEKVNNKVRIVAKGVKGPEGKLVGVILTDGVTDKEVIFEGDFSEITVEKNLTGVNLIFNAGTNVNNLVLNSPIDVSGPGNIENTVNDFEVETPGSSSGGSGGSSNRPPGSASSPAPAAGAENVDFLSPVLGWTCSDPDGHALTYDIYFGTDQNLVAEMDQAVKAVTGHQAATYTAGLLEGSTKYYWKVMANDGRGGETAGPLWEFTTKAPEVITNGLGYFKIENNDSTKFIEGFVTHNRGGATVPGAKLTYPVDIFEQPGDIIVTKAAYAATRIQNVYWKNITGYVYGEDSVHDAVYSWDELNYVFEVPVRDTFNPGWTDTPPELLIEGINPGDEVSGTISFDVSLKSGNEFFAGYVYLGGEQRYPNDGFAVETAQIPVTIDTTRYPNGNTYIRILVYDENDNAVLSVIPVVVENTAGSTELPGAITSLNLSSETKNINFGYYSLPVDGVEGANIKQSGLDPVDVSISNRLTWGLAMGASGYKVYRSFDGVDYTLIGTVKLGRFDDYSHLLEIGKKTYYKVVPFNSFGDNEGGALTRFVIPLPALYVYLDSPQNGLKDAGLAPIFSWHVSTGGGDFDESLYGPVTQEFQFSLYDATDYRIDSQYFTDRFDYVVPFELNPGGIYSWDISSAEAFAMFESDSTGFSYAVSTAGNGSANGENIFTTTVNDIQSPGNISVDYLNYQDNNYDSGQVLVKTANLAALEKSLKHYGSESLKVWENIGWSLVKTPEGDTVESFIHKLLRDSDVIMAQPDFMMEAPEPQVADEQQQLMSLAAAEAPAIDVGPEAALDKSWGLQNINAQGAWQQTTGDSNVILAVIDTGVDTTHPEFADKTFIGPYDATGEGNPNVDFSGHGTHVAGIAGDNGRNGKLAGIAWDSPIMPVRVEDSSGRILTSYLIEGTEAVADYVYNNPDYRAVINMSVGGRRDYNFAFKDAIDYALDNGVVFVTSAGDGSKRIPSYPASYNGVIAVAASTPYNTEADSSNTGPWISVAAPGEKIYSTYSYESYQFLDGTTAASPYVAGAAALLLSKYPDLTPIEVKNQLEQTAQGNDFNEELGYGVIDLNAMLGAIEPMRYGSLTVSTNIKDTASVSGIGHGVISVFDINENLVAYGLTGENGGHVFHSMPSGDYQVVLSYYDHYKEEYSYQIQNVSIQPSESVEITVNFSIPQFVIKTSVYLENIQNTEGQHEIPITVVQEGIYEFTTSYYMEDCDTVLYIYDTNGTEIAYNDDYSDGYYSSIMLSLSPGDYTVRIEEYGGDVLNCALEILVLDVIY; encoded by the coding sequence ATGTTTGACAAAAAGATGATTCGAATTTTTAAAGCAGCTACAGTACTGATACTTATTCTTGTTGTGACCAGTACCACAGCAATTGCGTCAACACCTTCAGACATAACCTCACACTGGTCAAAGGACAAAATCCAAAAATGGCTTGATCAGGGTCTGGCGAGCGGTTTTCCGGATGGCACGTTTAAGCCTGATGAGAATATATCAAGGGCTGAATTCATGGCCTTTACAAATAATGCTTTTGGTTACACCGAAGGCAAAGAGATTAATTACAGGGATGTACCCTCAGGCATATGGTATGAAAATGTTGTGGCAAGAGCTGCAGCAGCGGGTTATATTGCCGGTTACCCTGATGGCACCATGAAACCTGAAGCGCCAATAACCCGTCAGGAAGCAGCGGCAATTATATCCAGAATTCAGGAGTTGCCGGCTAATCCCGGCGCTGTTCTCAAATTCAGTGACGGGGCTGATGTATCCCAATGGGCCAAAGGTGCAGTGGGTGCTGTAATTGAAGCTGCCTATATGAATGGTTACCCTGACGGTTCCTTTATGCCCGGGAAATATGTAACCAGAGCTGAGGCATTGGCAGCTTTGGATAATGTCATTTCCAATTCAATTACCGGGGTTGTTTATGAGCAGGCCGGTTTGTACGGGCCTGCAGACGGTATTGAAACAATAGCAAAGGATGTAATCATTAAAGCCGATGGCATCACTCTTCAGAATATAAAAGTAAATGGGGATTTAATTATTGCTGAAGAAGTGGGCGAAGGAACAGTAACCTTAAACAACGTAACTGTTGTGGGGACCGCCCGGGTAAGAGGCGGCGGACCTGACAGTATTGTTATTAACGGGGGCATGTATAATAGTATTGTTATTGAGAAAGTCAATAACAAAGTTCGCATAGTGGCCAAGGGTGTTAAAGGCCCGGAAGGTAAACTGGTGGGTGTTATCTTAACAGATGGCGTTACTGATAAAGAGGTCATCTTTGAAGGTGATTTTAGTGAAATCACCGTAGAAAAGAATTTAACCGGGGTCAATTTGATATTCAATGCAGGTACAAATGTTAACAATCTGGTGTTAAATTCACCGATAGATGTAAGTGGGCCGGGGAATATTGAAAATACTGTAAACGACTTTGAAGTCGAAACCCCTGGCAGCAGCAGCGGTGGCAGCGGTGGCAGCAGTAATAGGCCGCCCGGCAGTGCAAGCAGTCCTGCACCGGCAGCCGGAGCGGAAAATGTTGATTTTTTAAGCCCGGTGTTAGGCTGGACATGCTCTGATCCCGATGGACATGCTTTGACCTATGATATTTATTTTGGCACTGACCAAAACCTGGTTGCCGAAATGGATCAGGCAGTAAAAGCAGTAACCGGACATCAGGCTGCCACATATACGGCCGGTCTGTTGGAAGGAAGTACAAAATACTACTGGAAGGTAATGGCCAATGACGGCCGCGGCGGAGAAACGGCCGGTCCCTTATGGGAATTTACCACTAAGGCACCGGAGGTCATAACCAATGGCTTAGGGTATTTTAAAATTGAAAACAATGACAGTACCAAGTTCATCGAAGGCTTTGTCACCCACAACCGTGGCGGGGCCACAGTCCCCGGGGCAAAACTTACCTACCCTGTGGACATATTTGAACAGCCTGGTGATATTATAGTTACCAAAGCCGCTTATGCTGCCACAAGAATACAAAACGTTTATTGGAAGAATATTACCGGCTATGTATATGGTGAGGACAGTGTTCACGATGCGGTTTATAGTTGGGATGAACTAAATTATGTGTTTGAGGTGCCTGTCAGGGACACCTTTAATCCCGGCTGGACAGATACGCCTCCGGAACTCCTTATCGAAGGGATTAATCCCGGTGACGAGGTATCGGGAACCATAAGCTTTGATGTATCACTTAAATCGGGAAATGAATTTTTTGCCGGTTATGTTTACCTGGGCGGAGAGCAGCGGTATCCCAATGACGGCTTTGCAGTAGAGACAGCACAGATACCGGTAACGATTGATACAACCCGTTATCCCAATGGCAATACCTATATCAGAATACTGGTTTATGACGAAAATGACAACGCTGTCTTGTCAGTCATTCCGGTAGTTGTTGAAAACACTGCCGGCAGCACGGAGTTACCCGGTGCAATTACCAGTCTGAATTTATCCTCTGAAACAAAAAATATAAATTTCGGTTATTACTCTTTGCCGGTTGATGGGGTAGAAGGAGCAAATATAAAGCAGTCCGGCCTTGATCCCGTTGATGTTTCCATTTCTAACAGGCTAACCTGGGGTTTGGCCATGGGAGCAAGTGGTTATAAGGTTTATCGGAGTTTTGACGGGGTGGACTATACTCTGATTGGAACAGTAAAACTTGGAAGATTCGACGACTATAGCCACCTGCTCGAAATCGGCAAAAAAACATATTACAAAGTTGTTCCGTTTAACAGCTTCGGGGACAATGAAGGGGGCGCCTTGACCAGGTTTGTTATACCCCTGCCTGCTCTTTATGTCTATTTGGACAGCCCGCAAAACGGCTTAAAGGACGCGGGTCTTGCACCTATATTTAGCTGGCACGTCTCAACCGGCGGCGGTGATTTTGATGAATCTCTTTATGGTCCCGTTACCCAGGAGTTTCAATTTTCATTATATGATGCCACGGATTATCGGATAGATTCCCAATATTTTACTGACCGGTTTGATTATGTAGTACCCTTTGAGCTTAATCCCGGTGGAATTTATTCCTGGGATATAAGCTCGGCAGAGGCCTTCGCAATGTTTGAGTCCGATAGTACCGGATTTTCCTATGCCGTATCTACAGCCGGTAACGGTTCTGCTAATGGAGAAAATATCTTCACTACCACTGTTAATGATATCCAGTCACCAGGTAATATTTCAGTTGATTACCTGAACTATCAGGATAACAACTATGATAGCGGGCAGGTTTTGGTCAAAACCGCCAACCTGGCTGCTCTGGAAAAATCCCTGAAGCATTATGGCAGTGAATCTCTAAAGGTGTGGGAGAATATCGGCTGGAGCCTGGTAAAAACACCGGAAGGAGATACTGTAGAAAGCTTTATCCATAAACTGCTCAGAGACAGCGATGTCATTATGGCACAGCCCGATTTTATGATGGAAGCTCCTGAACCACAGGTGGCGGATGAGCAGCAGCAATTAATGAGCCTGGCGGCGGCAGAAGCTCCTGCAATTGATGTAGGGCCGGAGGCAGCCCTGGACAAATCATGGGGCCTGCAAAATATCAATGCCCAGGGGGCCTGGCAGCAAACCACCGGTGACAGTAATGTAATTCTGGCTGTCATTGATACCGGTGTGGACACGACCCACCCGGAATTTGCCGATAAGACCTTTATAGGACCCTATGATGCCACCGGTGAAGGTAATCCGAATGTTGACTTCAGCGGGCACGGCACACATGTGGCCGGGATTGCCGGGGATAACGGCAGGAACGGTAAGCTTGCCGGCATCGCCTGGGATTCTCCTATTATGCCGGTGAGAGTGGAAGACAGCAGTGGAAGAATTCTAACTTCATATTTGATTGAAGGGACTGAAGCTGTAGCGGATTATGTGTACAATAACCCGGATTACCGTGCTGTAATCAATATGAGCGTAGGGGGACGGCGGGATTACAATTTTGCCTTTAAAGACGCCATCGATTATGCTTTGGACAATGGTGTGGTATTTGTGACTTCTGCAGGCGACGGCTCCAAGAGAATTCCGAGTTACCCGGCATCTTATAACGGTGTAATAGCTGTGGCGGCTTCCACACCGTATAATACTGAGGCCGACTCCTCCAACACCGGGCCCTGGATTTCGGTGGCGGCACCCGGCGAAAAAATATATTCCACGTATAGTTACGAATCGTATCAATTCCTGGATGGCACGACAGCGGCTTCCCCATATGTTGCGGGAGCTGCGGCGCTGTTACTTTCCAAGTACCCCGACCTTACTCCCATCGAGGTAAAGAATCAGCTGGAACAAACCGCCCAGGGAAATGATTTCAACGAAGAACTGGGGTATGGGGTTATTGATTTAAACGCTATGCTGGGGGCTATTGAGCCGATGCGATATGGTTCATTGACAGTAAGCACCAATATTAAAGATACTGCCTCTGTAAGCGGAATCGGACATGGGGTAATTTCCGTTTTCGATATCAATGAAAACCTGGTGGCTTATGGACTAACCGGGGAAAACGGGGGACACGTCTTCCACTCAATGCCTTCCGGTGATTACCAGGTAGTGTTGTCGTACTATGATCACTACAAAGAAGAATACAGTTATCAAATACAGAATGTGAGCATTCAACCGTCAGAGTCCGTGGAAATCACAGTTAACTTCAGTATCCCGCAATTTGTTATCAAGACGTCGGTATATCTGGAGAACATCCAGAATACTGAAGGACAGCATGAAATACCGATAACCGTTGTGCAGGAAGGGATATATGAATTTACCACCTCTTACTACATGGAAGACTGTGATACCGTTTTGTATATTTATGATACGAACGGTACTGAGATTGCCTATAATGATGACTATAGTGACGGGTATTATTCCTCTATTATGTTATCTCTGTCCCCAGGAGATTATACCGTTCGCATTGAGGAATATGGGGGCGATGTATTGAATTGTGCTTTAGAGATCCTTGTGCTTGATGTAATATATTAA
- a CDS encoding GntR family transcriptional regulator — MKLNTEGMKPIYIQIAEWLETEILSASIKSDEKIYSQYQLAEMFNINPATAAKGLNILADEKILYKKRGLGMFVSPKAKESILEKRKNQMLKNLVLELVTEAERLGVDENELISMIRTSKKFMGGRDHERN, encoded by the coding sequence CTGAAGCTTAACACCGAAGGAATGAAACCCATATATATCCAAATTGCAGAATGGCTGGAAACAGAAATACTTTCCGCAAGCATAAAGAGTGATGAAAAAATATACTCTCAATATCAACTTGCCGAGATGTTCAATATTAACCCGGCCACTGCAGCCAAAGGGCTTAATATATTGGCTGACGAAAAAATCTTATATAAAAAGCGGGGACTGGGTATGTTCGTGTCACCCAAGGCGAAAGAAAGTATTCTGGAGAAACGGAAAAATCAAATGTTAAAAAATTTGGTATTGGAATTGGTTACGGAAGCGGAGCGTTTAGGTGTAGATGAAAATGAACTGATTAGCATGATAAGGACTTCTAAAAAATTTATGGGGGGAAGGGATCATGAACGTAATTGA
- a CDS encoding ABC transporter ATP-binding protein: protein MNVIESWGLTKTYGNLKAVDNLSFNIEGNKITGLIGRNGAGKTTLLKLIAGFLHKTSGEIEVFSENPFNSIKVSANMIFIDDNMSFPASLHLVDILETADNFYDNWDAGLANGLIDYFNLNPGQPHSNLSKGMKSAFNMIIGLSARCPLTIYDEPTTGMDVAVRKDFYRALLKDYIQNPRTIIISSHLLNEVEHVLEDILLLREGQKCMHMPVEELKELAICLKGKAGIIQELATGKEIYHKENIGKDSAYVVVKNDFTEDRLQNVKLSGVEITPVATEELCVFLTSRNKGGIDDVFDRN, encoded by the coding sequence ATGAACGTAATTGAGTCCTGGGGACTTACCAAAACATATGGGAACCTGAAGGCTGTAGATAACCTTTCTTTTAATATCGAAGGAAATAAGATTACCGGGTTAATTGGGCGCAACGGGGCCGGTAAAACAACACTTTTAAAACTGATTGCCGGTTTCTTACATAAGACTTCAGGAGAGATTGAGGTTTTTTCGGAAAACCCTTTTAACAGCATTAAAGTATCTGCCAATATGATATTTATTGATGATAATATGAGTTTCCCGGCTTCTTTGCACCTCGTGGATATCCTTGAAACGGCAGATAATTTTTATGATAACTGGGATGCAGGACTCGCTAACGGCCTTATCGATTATTTTAATTTGAATCCCGGGCAGCCTCACAGTAACCTTTCAAAGGGTATGAAGAGCGCTTTTAATATGATCATTGGGCTGTCTGCCCGATGCCCGCTGACAATTTATGATGAGCCGACAACAGGAATGGATGTAGCAGTCAGAAAAGATTTTTACAGGGCTTTACTTAAGGATTACATTCAAAATCCGCGGACGATAATTATATCAAGTCACCTTTTAAATGAAGTGGAACATGTCTTGGAAGATATTTTATTATTAAGGGAAGGCCAAAAATGTATGCATATGCCTGTTGAAGAACTTAAGGAATTGGCCATTTGTCTAAAGGGGAAAGCAGGTATAATTCAGGAACTGGCGACAGGCAAAGAAATTTACCATAAGGAAAACATAGGGAAAGACAGCGCCTATGTTGTCGTAAAAAACGATTTTACGGAGGATAGGCTGCAAAATGTAAAGTTGTCAGGAGTCGAAATAACTCCTGTGGCAACTGAGGAGCTTTGTGTTTTTCTTACTTCCAGAAACAAAGGGGGTATTGATGATGTCTTTGACAGAAACTAA